A genome region from Mycobacterium florentinum includes the following:
- a CDS encoding aldo/keto reductase produces the protein MTVSAVGFGCGSLMQSPFRKERMAVLASAVDSGITHFDTARMYGLGMAEAELGRFLRTVDRDAVTIATKFGIDVGGAARRLSRFQAPARALLRKAPALRRAVKRQQDPSTTARLYDHAIAARSLDQSLGALGVDHVDILFVHAPRPGDTVASDQLREFFERARQQGKIRAWGVSQEEGLEVDFARAFAPEEVSQLRSDVLDPSPRPADLAFGVLNAPHARLSGALSADARLARRWRDTLQIDPLAPGVLAKLILGCSLSATGCRAILYSTTKPQRVADAASAVCAPLDPEILTRFLALVKEFRVGASA, from the coding sequence CTGACGGTGAGTGCGGTCGGCTTCGGATGCGGCAGCCTGATGCAGTCGCCGTTCCGCAAGGAGCGGATGGCCGTACTCGCCAGCGCGGTTGACAGCGGGATCACCCACTTCGACACCGCGCGGATGTACGGCTTGGGGATGGCCGAGGCGGAATTGGGGAGGTTCTTGCGCACGGTGGATCGTGACGCTGTGACCATCGCTACCAAGTTCGGCATCGATGTCGGCGGCGCGGCTCGGCGTCTCAGCCGATTTCAGGCTCCGGCGCGGGCGCTACTGCGAAAGGCTCCGGCGCTCCGGCGTGCCGTCAAGCGGCAGCAGGACCCGTCGACGACCGCCCGGCTCTACGATCACGCCATCGCGGCGCGCAGCCTTGACCAGAGTCTCGGGGCACTCGGCGTCGACCACGTTGACATCTTGTTCGTTCATGCCCCGCGCCCCGGGGACACGGTGGCCAGCGACCAACTCCGCGAATTTTTCGAGCGTGCCCGCCAGCAGGGCAAGATTCGCGCGTGGGGCGTGTCCCAAGAGGAGGGGCTCGAAGTAGATTTCGCGCGCGCGTTCGCGCCCGAGGAAGTCAGCCAACTCCGCAGTGACGTGCTCGATCCTTCGCCGCGGCCTGCCGACCTGGCGTTCGGCGTACTGAACGCGCCGCACGCGAGGCTGTCCGGGGCGCTGTCAGCGGACGCGCGATTGGCGAGACGTTGGCGCGACACGCTCCAGATTGACCCGCTGGCGCCAGGCGTGCTCGCGAAGTTGATCCTCGGGTGTTCGCTCTCCGCTACGGGTTGCCGCGCGATCCTGTACAGCACCACCAAACCGCAGCGGGTCGCCGATGCGGCCAGCGCGGTCTGCGCACCACTGGACCCGGAGATCTTGACGCGATTCCTCGCTCTGGTCAAGGAGTTTCGGGTGGGTGCTTCCGCGTGA